The Alteromonas stellipolaris genome includes a region encoding these proteins:
- the lpxD gene encoding UDP-3-O-(3-hydroxymyristoyl)glucosamine N-acyltransferase, with the protein MTTMNKRPYSLSELASHVGGVVEGDGCVVISAVGTLAGAASHQISFLTNPKYKSQLSDTSAGAVILHSSLKDTAPCPALVVDNPHAAFARIAQLFDTTPVVASGIAETAVIASSANIGSDVSLGHNVIIEDNVILGDRVTIGANTVIRKGTRIGEGSVIHPNVTIYHDVIIGKRVTVHSQTVIGAAGFGYANDKGVWLPIPQTGSVRIGDDSQIGASSSIDRGAMEDTVLGTNVIIDNQVQVGHNCIIGDHSCICGATGIAGSCHIGKHVIIGGGVGINGHISICDKVQVTGYSMIVQDITEPGVYSSGQPATSNREWKRNTIRLQKIGSLFDRVKALEKQV; encoded by the coding sequence ATGACTACAATGAACAAACGTCCTTACAGCCTATCGGAACTTGCCAGCCATGTAGGCGGTGTTGTAGAGGGAGACGGCTGTGTCGTTATCTCTGCGGTAGGAACGCTGGCAGGCGCTGCCAGCCATCAAATCTCATTTCTTACTAATCCGAAATATAAATCACAGTTAAGCGATACCTCTGCCGGTGCGGTTATTCTTCACAGCAGTTTAAAAGACACGGCACCGTGCCCAGCGCTTGTGGTAGACAACCCTCACGCAGCGTTCGCACGCATCGCACAGCTTTTCGACACCACGCCAGTCGTTGCAAGCGGTATTGCCGAAACCGCTGTGATTGCATCGTCGGCCAATATTGGTAGTGATGTGTCGTTAGGTCACAATGTGATTATTGAAGATAACGTCATACTTGGTGACCGCGTAACTATTGGTGCCAATACAGTTATTCGCAAAGGTACACGCATTGGTGAAGGCAGTGTTATTCACCCAAACGTAACCATTTATCATGACGTGATAATAGGTAAGCGGGTTACGGTTCATAGCCAAACGGTCATTGGAGCAGCAGGCTTTGGCTACGCAAACGATAAAGGTGTATGGCTTCCTATCCCACAAACCGGCTCTGTTCGCATTGGTGATGACAGTCAAATTGGCGCAAGTAGCAGCATCGACCGTGGTGCCATGGAAGACACTGTTTTAGGCACCAACGTGATAATCGACAACCAAGTGCAAGTGGGTCATAACTGTATTATTGGCGATCATTCTTGTATATGCGGCGCCACTGGTATTGCGGGCAGCTGTCATATCGGTAAGCACGTAATTATTGGCGGCGGCGTGGGCATTAATGGCCACATTAGTATTTGCGATAAAGTACAAGTTACCGGTTACTCCATGATTGTCCAAGATATCACCGAGCCAGGAGTTTATTCTTCAGGTCAGCCGGCCACGTCTAACCGAGAATGGAAGCGAAATACCATAAGACTGCAAAAAATAGGCAGTTTATTTGACCGCGTTAAGGCGCTAGAAAAACAGGTCTGA